The following are encoded together in the Pedobacter steynii genome:
- a CDS encoding endonuclease/exonuclease/phosphatase family protein — MRKVIQLSMVLLLMASMAYAQRDNAINIISYNIRLNVASDGENAWPKRKDNVKALVRFHDADILCVQEALPLQVDELLENTNYAMEGVGRDDGKRAGEFSAIYFDKSRFVKEDGGTFWLSETPEKPSKGWDAALNRVCSWVRLFDKKNKKEFLVFNTHYDHIGVQARIESAKLLKRKIQEIAPKLPVVFTGDLNVTPETEAIATIKSFLTDAKEASLEPAYGPVGTFNAFKFDSPLKDKIDYIFVNKGFKVQKFGVLSDSKDLRYPSDHLPIIARLSF; from the coding sequence ATGAGAAAGGTAATTCAGTTAAGTATGGTATTGCTATTGATGGCATCAATGGCTTATGCACAAAGGGATAATGCAATCAACATCATTTCCTATAATATTCGTTTAAATGTGGCATCGGATGGCGAGAATGCCTGGCCTAAACGAAAAGATAATGTGAAGGCGCTGGTCAGGTTTCATGATGCAGATATTCTGTGTGTCCAGGAAGCATTGCCATTGCAGGTTGATGAATTGCTCGAAAACACCAATTATGCTATGGAAGGTGTAGGCAGAGATGATGGGAAGCGTGCGGGCGAATTTTCGGCAATCTATTTCGATAAATCCAGGTTTGTAAAAGAAGACGGAGGCACATTCTGGTTATCGGAAACGCCGGAGAAACCTTCCAAAGGCTGGGATGCTGCGTTGAACAGGGTTTGCTCCTGGGTGAGGTTATTTGATAAAAAAAACAAAAAAGAATTTCTGGTTTTTAATACCCACTATGATCATATCGGAGTACAGGCGAGAATTGAATCTGCAAAGCTTCTTAAAAGAAAGATACAGGAGATCGCACCTAAATTACCGGTAGTATTTACCGGAGATTTGAATGTGACGCCGGAAACTGAAGCGATTGCGACGATTAAATCTTTCCTTACAGATGCCAAAGAAGCTTCTTTAGAGCCGGCTTATGGTCCGGTAGGTACTTTTAATGCTTTTAAGTTTGATAGTCCTTTGAAGGATAAAATTGACTACATCTTTGTGAACAAAGGTTTTAAGGTTCAAAAGTTTGGCGTGTTGTCGGACAGTAAAGATTTGCGGTATCCTTCGGATCACTTACCGATTATTGCCCGTTTATCTTTCTAA
- the pheT gene encoding phenylalanine--tRNA ligase subunit beta, whose protein sequence is MKISYKWLTQFLKTDKTPAELSLILTDIGLEVESLETVQAVAGGLEGLVIGHVLSCVQHPNADRLRVTTVNVGGAENLQIICGAPNVAAGQKVVVATVGTTVFPNEGEPFKISKSKIRGEVSEGMICAEDEIGLGVSHDGIMVLPEDTQIGLSAKSYFKLEDDYLYEIGLTPNRADAASHLGVARDLAAYLRTPLLMPDVTSFKVANEQLSIAVSIEDAEACPRYSSVSITGVTVKASPDWLQDKLKVIGIRPINNIVDITNYVLHELGQPLHAFDADTLKGGKVIVKKCAEGTPFVTLDGIERKLAAEDLMICNAEEPMCIAGVFGGKGSGVSESTTKIFLESAYFNARSVRKTAKRFGLKTDASFRYERGTDPEMTVYALKRAALLIQELAGGEISSTVSDLYPDPIAPFDVAVNYNNINKLIGAEIPHTEIKDIILALNIEVAAETTEGLSLKVPTYKVDVTRECDITEEVLRIYGYNKIGIPSKINASLSNTSKPDVEQTQHVIADMLTANGFLEIWCNSLTKGAYSKNPEEAVQMLNPLSSDLNVMRQSLLMPALESVAYNQNRKTADIKFYEFGKTYHLINEKYVERPRLLILISGSNQSEQWNHKVSPVNFYHLKAAVDAVIGRLGINNYQSTDVSDENFAYGLKYFRGDKAIVTFGAATTADRKKADVDKEVFYADFDWALLLDIVKKNKIVNKEVSKYPAVRRDLSMLVDTEVTFDQLKTIAFKTEKRLIKSVQVFDVYVGDKLPEGKKSYALNFTLQDEEQTLTDKQIDAVMQKIISNLAQTAKAEIRK, encoded by the coding sequence ATGAAGATATCATATAAGTGGCTTACACAATTCCTGAAAACTGATAAAACTCCTGCAGAACTTTCTCTTATTTTAACCGATATAGGTCTGGAAGTAGAAAGTCTGGAAACGGTACAAGCTGTTGCAGGTGGTCTGGAAGGATTGGTGATCGGTCATGTATTGAGCTGTGTGCAACATCCTAATGCAGATCGTTTACGGGTAACTACGGTAAATGTAGGTGGAGCGGAAAATTTACAGATTATTTGTGGCGCACCAAATGTTGCTGCAGGTCAGAAGGTGGTGGTAGCTACTGTAGGCACTACCGTATTTCCCAATGAAGGAGAACCTTTTAAGATCAGTAAGTCTAAAATCAGGGGAGAGGTTTCTGAAGGGATGATCTGTGCGGAGGATGAGATCGGATTGGGTGTTTCCCATGACGGCATTATGGTGCTTCCCGAAGATACTCAGATCGGACTTAGTGCTAAATCTTACTTCAAACTGGAAGATGATTATTTGTATGAGATCGGCTTAACCCCTAACCGGGCAGATGCGGCGTCACATTTAGGTGTAGCAAGAGATCTGGCGGCTTATTTACGTACTCCTTTGCTAATGCCTGATGTGACTTCATTTAAAGTTGCGAATGAGCAATTGAGCATCGCAGTGAGTATTGAGGATGCCGAAGCTTGCCCAAGATATAGCAGTGTTTCTATTACCGGGGTAACTGTTAAAGCTTCGCCAGACTGGTTACAGGATAAATTAAAAGTGATTGGCATTCGTCCGATCAATAATATTGTAGACATCACGAATTACGTGTTGCATGAGTTGGGGCAACCACTTCATGCTTTTGATGCAGATACCTTGAAGGGTGGAAAGGTCATTGTTAAGAAGTGCGCCGAAGGAACTCCTTTTGTCACACTTGATGGCATAGAAAGAAAGCTTGCTGCGGAGGACCTGATGATTTGTAATGCAGAGGAGCCAATGTGTATTGCCGGAGTATTTGGCGGAAAGGGCTCAGGAGTCAGTGAATCAACTACAAAGATCTTTTTAGAAAGTGCTTATTTCAATGCGAGAAGTGTTCGTAAGACTGCCAAAAGGTTTGGTCTGAAGACTGATGCTTCTTTCAGATATGAACGTGGTACAGATCCGGAAATGACCGTGTATGCTTTGAAGCGTGCAGCCTTACTGATCCAGGAACTGGCAGGAGGAGAAATCTCTTCAACGGTTTCGGATCTTTATCCAGATCCTATTGCTCCATTCGATGTAGCTGTAAATTATAACAATATCAATAAACTGATTGGCGCAGAGATTCCTCATACAGAAATTAAAGACATTATTCTGGCTTTAAACATAGAAGTGGCAGCAGAAACTACCGAAGGATTGTCCTTAAAAGTGCCGACTTATAAAGTTGATGTCACTCGTGAGTGTGACATTACCGAGGAAGTACTTCGTATCTATGGTTACAATAAGATCGGGATTCCAAGTAAAATTAATGCTTCATTATCTAACACTTCAAAACCGGACGTAGAGCAAACCCAGCATGTGATTGCTGATATGCTGACTGCCAACGGATTTCTTGAAATCTGGTGTAACTCTTTAACTAAGGGTGCTTATTCAAAAAATCCTGAGGAAGCGGTGCAGATGCTGAACCCTTTGAGTTCTGACCTGAATGTGATGCGTCAGAGCCTGTTAATGCCTGCACTGGAAAGCGTGGCTTATAACCAGAACAGAAAAACTGCAGATATTAAGTTTTATGAATTCGGTAAAACTTACCACCTCATCAATGAAAAATATGTGGAGCGCCCACGCCTGCTGATCCTGATCTCCGGATCGAATCAATCAGAGCAATGGAACCATAAAGTGTCTCCGGTAAACTTCTATCATTTAAAAGCTGCAGTAGATGCTGTGATCGGTCGTTTAGGAATTAATAATTACCAGTCAACAGATGTTAGTGATGAAAACTTTGCTTATGGCCTGAAGTATTTCAGAGGCGATAAAGCGATCGTTACTTTCGGTGCAGCAACTACCGCTGACAGAAAGAAAGCGGATGTAGATAAAGAGGTGTTTTACGCGGATTTCGACTGGGCATTATTACTCGACATCGTTAAAAAGAATAAAATTGTGAATAAGGAAGTGTCGAAATATCCGGCTGTACGAAGAGATTTGTCGATGTTGGTGGATACTGAAGTAACCTTTGATCAATTGAAAACTATTGCTTTTAAAACGGAGAAGAGGTTGATTAAGAGCGTACAAGTGTTTGATGTGTATGTTGGAGATAAGCTTCCTGAGGGTAAGAAATCATATGCGTTGAATTTTACTTTGCAAGATGAAGAGCAGACCTTAACCGACAAGCAAATTGATGCGGTGATGCAAAAGATTATTTCTAACTTAGCGCAAACAGCAAAAGCGGAAATAAGAAAATAA
- a CDS encoding cell division protein ZapA, with protein MGEISIKITISDRIYPLKVNTEEEEIVRRAAKIINERIKDYQENYAVRDKQDLLSMAVLHYATAVLRVENKVQDQDTAVAEKVEELDSLLNDFFSK; from the coding sequence ATGGGAGAAATCTCGATAAAAATAACTATTTCCGACCGTATCTATCCCTTAAAGGTAAATACAGAAGAGGAAGAAATTGTGAGGCGGGCAGCAAAGATTATTAATGAGCGCATAAAGGACTATCAGGAAAATTATGCGGTCAGGGATAAACAGGATTTGCTTTCTATGGCGGTACTGCATTATGCAACAGCAGTATTACGTGTAGAAAACAAGGTTCAGGACCAGGATACTGCTGTGGCCGAAAAGGTGGAGGAGCTGGATAGTTTATTAAATGATTTTTTCTCCAAATAG
- the rny gene encoding ribonuclease Y — protein MGIIGIIGYVLAGLVVGVLLGRYLLRGLFKQQEIAAQTKVKKMLKDAESKADILKKDRLLEAKEKFLQMKSEHEQEVNTKNNQINQRENAIKQKEQSVNQRLENMNRKEQELDNHKKNLEKQTDVAIKKQEEVDLLKNQHVKQLETIAGLSADEAKNQLVENMKQEARTQAMIQVKDIVDEAKLTATKEAKKVVIQTIQRTAVEAAIENTVSIFHIESDEIKGRVIGREGRNIRALEAATGIEIIVDDTPEAIILSGFDPVRREIARLALHRLVTDGRIHPARIEEVVAKTKKQIEDEIVEIGERTVIDLGIHGLHPELIRMVGRMRYRSSYGQNLLHHSREVANFCATMAAELGLNAKMAKRAGLLHDIGKVPDDNPELPHAILGMQLAEKYKEHPEICNAIGAHHDEIEMTSMISPIIQACDAISGARPGARREVVESYIKRLKELEELALSYPGVEKTFAIQAGRELRVVVESERVTDQQAELLAADISNRIQTEMTYPGQIKVTVIRETRSVSFAK, from the coding sequence ATGGGAATAATAGGAATAATTGGATATGTACTTGCCGGCCTGGTGGTTGGCGTTTTACTAGGCAGATACCTGCTGCGAGGGCTGTTTAAACAACAGGAGATTGCAGCGCAGACCAAGGTGAAAAAGATGCTTAAAGATGCAGAAAGTAAAGCTGATATTTTAAAGAAAGACAGGTTACTGGAAGCTAAAGAGAAGTTCTTACAGATGAAATCTGAGCATGAGCAGGAAGTAAATACAAAAAACAACCAGATCAACCAGCGGGAAAACGCAATTAAACAGAAAGAACAATCTGTAAATCAGCGCCTGGAAAATATGAACCGTAAGGAGCAGGAGCTTGATAATCATAAAAAGAACCTGGAAAAGCAAACTGATGTTGCAATCAAAAAACAGGAAGAAGTAGACCTGTTGAAAAATCAGCATGTGAAACAATTGGAAACCATTGCCGGATTAAGTGCTGATGAAGCCAAAAACCAGCTGGTAGAAAATATGAAGCAGGAAGCCCGCACTCAGGCCATGATCCAGGTAAAAGACATTGTAGACGAGGCGAAACTGACTGCAACTAAAGAAGCTAAAAAAGTAGTTATTCAAACCATACAGCGTACTGCCGTAGAAGCTGCTATTGAGAATACGGTTTCTATCTTTCATATCGAAAGTGATGAGATTAAAGGCCGCGTGATTGGTAGAGAAGGACGGAATATCCGTGCCCTGGAAGCAGCAACAGGTATTGAGATCATTGTAGATGATACGCCGGAGGCAATTATCTTATCAGGTTTTGACCCGGTAAGAAGGGAGATTGCGCGTTTGGCTTTACACCGTTTGGTAACAGATGGAAGGATTCACCCTGCCCGTATTGAAGAGGTCGTAGCTAAAACGAAAAAACAGATTGAAGACGAAATCGTAGAAATCGGGGAACGTACGGTAATTGACCTTGGAATTCATGGTTTGCACCCGGAACTGATCAGAATGGTTGGACGTATGCGTTACCGTTCATCTTACGGACAGAATCTGTTGCATCACTCACGTGAGGTAGCGAACTTCTGTGCAACGATGGCTGCAGAACTTGGCTTAAATGCTAAAATGGCTAAACGTGCCGGATTACTACATGATATAGGTAAAGTGCCTGATGATAACCCGGAGTTGCCTCATGCAATCCTGGGAATGCAGTTGGCAGAGAAGTATAAGGAACATCCTGAAATCTGTAATGCGATTGGAGCCCACCATGATGAGATCGAAATGACTTCTATGATTTCACCGATCATTCAGGCTTGTGATGCCATCTCTGGAGCACGTCCGGGAGCACGTCGTGAGGTTGTGGAAAGTTATATCAAGCGATTGAAAGAACTGGAAGAACTGGCGCTTTCTTACCCTGGAGTAGAAAAGACTTTTGCGATCCAGGCCGGTAGAGAGTTAAGGGTAGTGGTAGAGAGTGAAAGGGTAACCGATCAGCAGGCAGAATTGCTGGCAGCTGATATCTCTAACCGTATTCAGACTGAAATGACTTACCCAGGCCAGATTAAAGTAACGGTTATCAGGGAAACCAGATCAGTTTCTTTTGCCAAATAA
- a CDS encoding DUF962 domain-containing protein, producing the protein MKTAEKSEVDVLFDKYAESHQNHSNEMIHWVCVPLIVFSLLGLVWAIPFPHLEFLGRYNGYLNWASFLIAFSVYYYYKLSPVMSYLMLLLIFVMAMGIVQLEKWQLAGGPALWLVCLVIFVAAWIGQFIGHKIEGKKPSFLEDVKFLLIGPIWLLHFICRKVGLKY; encoded by the coding sequence ATGAAAACAGCAGAGAAAAGCGAGGTAGATGTTCTTTTTGATAAGTATGCAGAAAGCCATCAGAACCATTCCAATGAAATGATCCATTGGGTGTGTGTCCCATTAATTGTTTTTAGCTTACTGGGATTGGTTTGGGCAATTCCTTTTCCTCATCTGGAATTTCTGGGACGGTATAATGGTTACCTGAACTGGGCTTCATTCCTGATCGCATTTTCTGTTTACTACTACTATAAGCTCTCTCCGGTCATGTCTTATCTGATGTTGCTGCTCATTTTTGTGATGGCAATGGGAATCGTACAGCTGGAGAAGTGGCAACTGGCTGGCGGACCGGCACTTTGGCTGGTTTGCCTGGTGATTTTTGTGGCAGCCTGGATCGGGCAATTTATTGGCCATAAAATCGAAGGAAAAAAACCTTCATTTTTAGAAGATGTTAAGTTTTTGTTAATCGGACCGATTTGGTTATTGCACTTTATATGCAGAAAAGTGGGCTTAAAATATTGA
- a CDS encoding TonB-dependent receptor produces MKSQLNLKKAIITALFVIIGATVFAQTGKISGKVSDKKTGETLIGVTVKIAGTTKGMSTDVEGRYIIGGLTAGKYTIEASYVGYATKNITEVEVKNNASAPVDIVMEESGSQKLNEVVITATVKQESVNTLYNRQRTNVSISDGISADQIRRSPDRNTSEVLKRVSGTSIQDNKFIIVRGLSDRYNATLLNNAILPSSEPDRKAFSFDIIPSNMVDNIVINKTASPDLPGDFSGGVVQVLTKDIPTENYIFVSAGAGYNSQSTFKDFLLGDKSGVENFGYVNSSRNIPKGIVSTSRYQLLSDRDKIASGKLFQNSFNVNHHNSASPSQAYQLSTGLRKTLKNEASIGAILSLNYRSGESMTKSERFEYNQDKAEYDFNDNTYKFSSSVGALANIAYIKGNNKIAFKNIYNISLDNTYTEREGTLIIDKLQRKGYSFDLVSKSLLNSQLEGEHKLSWKDLKINWNLGYSYSDRLQPDLKSINYDLKEGESTYQAVVPNGTASRTDASRFFSDLFEDSYNGGVNVTLPFMFLKEKSALKVGALKQYKVRDFSARKFGYIKSFSTGEFNQNLLTLPVDQIFNPNNLNDNGFILDEGTEATDRYDATSDLNAGYVMLDTRFGKKFRVSFGARLEDSYQHINTADNSGNKLKVNNQFLDILPSLNATYNLSEQSNLRFSASNTVTRPELRELSNFGFFDYISKRILIGNPDLKRSQNTNIDIKYELFPGAGQVVSVSGYYKYFKNPIEQVVSSGSVKNVTFQNANSATTYGVELEVRKNLGFIQEGSFLQNLTAYANSALIFSTVNLNSLVSEITNRALQGQSPYLINAGLLYNDPISNLSFNVLYNRIGERISEVGYQGYNDIYEKGRNMVDFQISKKIMKSRGELRLNLSDILNEKIMFYQNTDNNKTYQKGDNIMNTARVGFGANLTFTYNFGLNKK; encoded by the coding sequence TTGAAATCACAACTAAATCTTAAAAAGGCAATAATTACTGCTTTATTCGTAATTATTGGCGCAACAGTATTTGCTCAAACCGGCAAAATTTCTGGTAAAGTATCTGATAAGAAAACCGGTGAAACACTGATCGGTGTGACGGTAAAGATTGCAGGTACGACTAAAGGTATGTCGACAGATGTAGAGGGACGATACATCATTGGGGGATTAACTGCCGGAAAATATACCATAGAGGCATCCTATGTTGGTTATGCTACCAAGAATATTACAGAAGTAGAAGTTAAAAATAATGCTTCTGCTCCTGTTGATATTGTAATGGAAGAATCAGGTTCTCAGAAGCTGAATGAGGTAGTGATTACGGCTACTGTTAAACAGGAATCGGTAAATACATTGTACAATCGTCAAAGGACAAATGTTAGTATCTCTGATGGTATTTCTGCCGATCAGATCAGACGATCTCCGGATAGAAATACTTCAGAAGTTTTAAAGCGTGTAAGTGGTACCAGTATTCAGGATAATAAATTCATTATTGTTAGGGGACTAAGTGACCGGTATAATGCTACTTTACTGAACAATGCGATTCTGCCAAGTTCGGAGCCAGATAGAAAAGCATTTTCATTCGATATCATCCCTTCTAATATGGTGGATAATATCGTGATTAATAAAACAGCCTCACCGGATCTTCCTGGTGATTTTTCCGGAGGGGTAGTGCAGGTTTTAACAAAAGATATCCCTACCGAGAATTATATCTTCGTTTCAGCAGGTGCAGGTTATAACTCACAATCTACGTTTAAAGACTTCCTTTTAGGAGATAAATCCGGAGTAGAAAATTTTGGATATGTGAACAGCAGCAGAAACATCCCTAAAGGAATTGTTTCTACCAGCCGATATCAACTATTGTCCGACCGTGATAAAATCGCTTCAGGTAAACTATTTCAAAATTCATTCAACGTTAATCATCATAATTCAGCGTCACCTTCACAAGCTTATCAGCTGAGTACAGGATTGCGTAAAACACTGAAGAATGAGGCGAGTATCGGTGCTATTCTATCGCTCAACTATAGAAGTGGAGAAAGCATGACTAAGAGTGAAAGATTTGAATACAATCAGGATAAAGCCGAATACGATTTCAATGACAACACTTACAAATTCAGTTCTTCAGTTGGTGCGCTGGCAAATATTGCATATATAAAAGGAAATAATAAGATTGCATTCAAGAATATCTACAATATCTCGTTAGACAATACCTATACTGAGCGCGAGGGTACCCTGATCATTGATAAGCTTCAACGAAAAGGATATTCTTTTGATTTGGTAAGCAAATCATTATTGAATAGTCAGTTGGAAGGTGAGCACAAATTGTCATGGAAAGACTTAAAGATAAACTGGAATTTAGGGTATTCTTACTCTGACCGTTTGCAGCCGGATCTTAAATCTATCAATTATGATTTGAAGGAGGGTGAAAGTACTTATCAGGCTGTCGTGCCTAATGGAACCGCATCCAGAACTGATGCCAGTCGTTTCTTCTCAGATTTATTCGAAGATAGTTATAACGGAGGAGTCAATGTAACCTTACCTTTTATGTTTTTGAAAGAGAAAAGTGCATTAAAAGTAGGCGCATTAAAACAATATAAAGTCAGGGATTTCAGCGCACGTAAATTTGGATACATAAAATCTTTTTCCACTGGAGAGTTTAATCAAAACCTGCTTACTTTACCAGTTGATCAGATCTTCAACCCAAATAACCTGAATGATAACGGATTTATTCTTGATGAGGGAACTGAAGCAACAGATAGATATGATGCGACGTCGGATCTAAATGCTGGTTATGTAATGTTGGATACTCGTTTTGGAAAGAAATTCCGTGTTTCATTTGGAGCAAGGTTGGAAGATTCTTATCAACATATTAATACCGCTGATAACTCTGGTAATAAATTGAAAGTAAACAACCAGTTCCTGGACATCCTTCCTTCGTTAAATGCAACATATAATTTGTCAGAACAGTCTAATCTTCGTTTCTCCGCATCGAATACAGTTACACGTCCGGAACTTAGAGAGCTTTCTAATTTTGGATTTTTTGATTACATCTCGAAAAGAATTTTGATCGGTAATCCGGATTTAAAGAGAAGTCAGAATACAAACATAGATATCAAATATGAATTGTTTCCTGGTGCAGGACAGGTAGTTTCAGTTTCAGGTTATTACAAATATTTTAAGAACCCTATTGAGCAGGTTGTTTCATCCGGAAGTGTGAAAAATGTAACCTTCCAGAATGCAAACTCAGCTACAACGTATGGTGTTGAGTTAGAAGTAAGAAAGAACCTGGGCTTTATTCAGGAAGGAAGCTTTCTTCAGAACTTAACGGCTTATGCAAATTCAGCATTGATATTTTCTACTGTTAACCTAAATAGCCTGGTGTCAGAAATTACAAATCGGGCATTACAGGGTCAATCTCCATATTTGATCAATGCAGGATTATTATACAACGATCCAATTAGTAATTTATCTTTTAATGTATTATACAACAGGATTGGGGAACGTATTTCGGAAGTAGGGTATCAGGGATATAACGACATCTATGAAAAGGGAAGAAATATGGTAGACTTTCAGATTTCTAAGAAGATAATGAAGAGCAGAGGAGAACTTAGATTGAATCTATCAGATATTTTGAACGAGAAAATCATGTTCTATCAAAATACCGACAATAATAAAACCTATCAAAAAGGTGATAACATCATGAATACCGCCCGCGTTGGTTTTGGGGCTAACCTGACCTTCACTTATAACTTCGGATTAAATAAGAAATAG
- a CDS encoding lysophospholipid acyltransferase family protein: MKIITTKEFAKATKIDKLGVPGLAALLMEMMKLNDINKVFSQNEHFNGLEFVDKILETIGVSIDFDEDDLKSIPKTGGFIAIANHPYGGIEGLALVKLLCTVRPEAKVMVNFILKKIPNLSEFFVAVNPFENVQHTSSISGLKATFDLLQSGTPIGIFPAGEVSTFSLDKQEITDRLWHPVVGKLIARAKVPVVPIYFHGNNGVLFNILSFIHPTLRTAKLPSEFLNKQGLKIKVRIGKPIHIEDISYRNNTNKLLDFLRARTYALGTGLEEEKKLFNPINLFKIKKTPEPVIEETERSLIVGEIEDLESFRVWQEKNYEVYITPTSIIPNILREIGRLREITFREVGEGTNKKIDLDNYDIYYHHLFIWDKDQQNIVGAYRIGKGDEILNTMGRRGFYLSELFKIKEPFYPLLRKGIELGRSWIRKEYQQKPLPLFLLWKGILKYLLDNPQYRYMFGPVSISNNFSKFSKSLIVDYITKNHFDYELAAYVKPKNKFKADLSAIDKNLLIESSESLKDLDSLISDIENSHIKIPVLLRQYMNLNAKIICFNIDPKFSDCLDGFLVVDMRNIPAEMLEKIGKNF, encoded by the coding sequence ATGAAGATCATAACCACCAAAGAGTTTGCAAAGGCCACTAAGATAGATAAGTTAGGTGTGCCCGGCCTGGCCGCCCTGCTTATGGAGATGATGAAATTGAATGACATCAATAAGGTTTTTTCCCAAAATGAACATTTTAACGGTTTAGAGTTTGTTGACAAAATACTGGAAACAATCGGGGTAAGCATAGATTTTGATGAGGACGACTTAAAAAGCATTCCGAAAACCGGAGGCTTTATTGCAATAGCCAACCATCCTTATGGAGGAATAGAAGGATTAGCACTGGTAAAACTTTTATGTACCGTAAGACCGGAAGCTAAAGTGATGGTTAACTTCATCCTTAAAAAAATCCCCAACCTAAGTGAATTCTTTGTTGCCGTAAATCCGTTTGAAAACGTACAGCATACGTCCAGCATCAGCGGACTTAAAGCAACGTTTGACCTCTTGCAAAGTGGTACTCCTATCGGGATATTCCCTGCCGGTGAGGTTTCGACCTTCAGCTTGGATAAACAGGAAATCACCGACAGGCTATGGCATCCGGTAGTAGGTAAACTGATTGCAAGGGCAAAAGTACCTGTGGTTCCGATTTATTTCCATGGTAATAACGGGGTATTGTTTAATATCCTGAGTTTCATTCACCCGACACTGAGAACGGCAAAACTTCCTTCGGAATTCCTGAATAAACAAGGTCTTAAAATAAAAGTCAGAATTGGCAAACCCATTCATATTGAAGACATATCTTATAGAAACAACACCAATAAGTTACTTGATTTCTTACGTGCCCGCACTTATGCTTTAGGCACAGGTCTTGAAGAAGAAAAAAAATTATTTAACCCCATCAATCTCTTTAAAATCAAAAAAACACCAGAGCCGGTTATCGAGGAAACCGAACGTTCCCTGATTGTAGGAGAGATTGAGGACCTGGAAAGCTTCAGAGTATGGCAGGAGAAGAATTACGAAGTTTATATTACCCCAACCTCAATTATCCCGAATATATTACGGGAGATCGGCCGCTTGCGTGAGATTACTTTCAGAGAAGTTGGAGAAGGAACGAATAAGAAAATAGATCTGGACAATTATGACATCTACTATCATCATTTGTTCATCTGGGATAAGGATCAGCAGAACATCGTAGGCGCCTACCGTATTGGCAAAGGAGATGAGATCCTGAATACGATGGGCAGAAGAGGATTTTATCTTTCTGAACTCTTTAAAATTAAAGAGCCTTTTTATCCATTGCTACGAAAAGGAATAGAATTAGGCAGGTCCTGGATCCGTAAGGAGTATCAACAAAAACCTTTACCGCTCTTTTTACTATGGAAAGGGATTTTAAAATATTTGCTGGACAATCCTCAATACCGCTATATGTTTGGTCCGGTAAGTATCAGTAATAACTTCTCCAAGTTCTCCAAATCACTCATTGTGGATTACATTACCAAGAACCACTTTGATTACGAACTGGCGGCTTATGTGAAGCCTAAAAACAAATTTAAAGCAGATCTCTCTGCTATAGATAAAAACCTTTTGATTGAAAGCAGCGAATCTTTAAAAGATCTGGATAGTTTAATTTCAGATATTGAAAATTCGCACATCAAAATTCCGGTATTGTTAAGACAGTACATGAACCTGAATGCGAAGATTATCTGTTTCAATATAGACCCTAAGTTCTCCGATTGCCTCGATGGATTTCTGGTAGTAGATATGCGGAATATCCCTGCAGAAATGCTGGAGAAGATTGGCAAGAATTTCTAA